Part of the Phycodurus eques isolate BA_2022a chromosome 3, UOR_Pequ_1.1, whole genome shotgun sequence genome, CTTGTTCCATCTGCTTCTTGAGGTGCATCAGCAGCGTCTCACTCTTGTCACCAACAGTGAAGGAGATTGTGTTGAGGTCATAGCAAGACGACTTCAAGGCCAGCGCGTATAATGCCAAGCGGCCAGTCACGGGCTGGTTGCCAGAGAGGAAGCTGAAGAACACAGACCACGACATGGCAAGATTAGGAAGACATTTGGTTCCAGGGGTCATACTACACAGCGACTCAAAAACAGGCCATTCTGACAAATTACCTTTGAATGTCATTGTGTAAATGATTTGTAAGTCTATTTAAGTGTTCGCCCTCTTTTAAAAGATTGTGGAATTCTGACAGTCGTAATGCCAAGTGGACACTGGGATTAGGAAGTCCTTCCTGTTCCTCCAGAGAGCGCAGAAGATCTTTATTTAGTGAAACCAGCAGCTCATGGTTGGATCCAGAAGTATCTGGGTTCAAACGTATAGAAAAGGTCACAACGTTCATAAAAAGTAGTCCGGAAGCCGCAGCTTGCTGACATCAACATGAAGGCTCAAAGTGTGGCACAGTCACAACTGCTGCATCAGCAGTAACAAGATGAAACTAGGCATGTGGACTCGGTCTTTTATGGAATACAGTACAACTATAGGTTACTAAATCTTCAACATGTTCATTCGAACTACAAGCGATGGCTTGCAGTCTCCACTTTTGAAAAGGGCCGCACCACCACGACTACTTGAACGAGCACTGCATCAACAATTCTGTCCTTAAAGAATTTGGTTTTAATCGACACGGCAttaatttttagttttattttttttttaaattaatttaggcTAACCGGTATTTCAGACAGCAGTGCAGTTCTCTATAAACCAAATTGTTAAACAGCTCTAAAACAATGTCAATCAGTATTAAACATTTATCAGAATATATGATACAGCTCTTGGATGGAAcccattagattgtgcaagtgatCATGTTGTGGCTGCTAAGTGTAGAACAATGATTTCCAACCATTGGTGTGCCACAGgacattatccaatttcacttaattggtatGACAATTAAGAGCTCTGCGTGCATCTTAAATTCTTGAAAGTAGATCAGCTTTGTATGAAAGCAAACAGGCCAAGATTTCACACTTGAGTTAGTACGAGCAAAAGTTTGGACACGCGTTCTAGAGTTACTGAAAGAGAGAgaacacatacaaaaatgtGAACAATAAATGTAGTTTCTGACTTTATTTGGTGGCGTGTCGTGAAATTTTgtaaatgaatgtaaaatacagtatgtgccttggctcaaaggttgggaaacacgaGGAAATTGCAAAATCTGTGAATATCCTGAACAGTGAGTCAGCTTGTTTTTATCCTTCCCGGACTTGACACACGTCTAGCAAATTGAGTCAAGTTTggagtgaataaaaaaaaagtaaataaactaATTGACTATGATGGATAAATCGAGTAATTGACATCCTAGTCAATTACTCGATTGAAGACAACATCAGTCAAAAGAAACTACTAatgtagaggaaaaaaaaaagttatttagaTTCAAAACTTAAGGACATTCCAAAGTGACCAGCACAGTTTTTTGAAGTGTATAACTTTTACAGTTTTTGAAGTGTATAATTTTTTACTGTACACAACACTTACCACAAGGTAAACTGGAGGCCAACCCCAGCAGCCCGAAAAGAAAGACGAAATACATCTTGGATTACcttcaaaaagacaaaatagaaaataaacgAATACATATTTAACATCACATGACTGTCCTGAAGTCCATCCAGCGCTTCATACGTTCTGCTTAGCGGTACACGTGAATCCGAATGTTGTTGTCATCCAACGCTAGTAAACGTTTGCCAGTGCGGAGTGGTGCGTTACCTCGTCAGTGAGTCAGTCCAAGCGTGGCGAGACCGAACGAGGTGAGCTGAGCACTGCAGCGCTTTTAAGAGCGCCATGCTGTCACGTGACGTGTTATTGCGACGAcgaacgcacaaaaaaaaaaacgaggtcGGCGACCACCCGGAAGTGGGGACGAACTATCTCGTATGTAGTTCTGTATTGTCTCACGCGCTGTTGGTGCAGAAGTCCTAGCGATAACTGAGTGTCAACATTCCCGCTTCAACGTGTTAACGAACGACGTCGTTCTTTTGACTATCGTCTTAACCCGTTGTTgattgttaatttaaaaaaaaaaaggggggggggggaagctgcTTCTTTGATAACTACAATTCCCATGGTTCTTTGCGCGTCTTCCAGAAACTTGGCGACTCTTCCGGCGTGTGTGGCTTTGCTAGCTTCATCCAACTATCAGTGCGTTTACTGCGCGTTGCGGGGACCAAACGTTGGACGCTGCTCGCAAGTGTGCTCGCGTTATTCGGTTAGTAAGGTTGAACGTGTCCGGTCTTTTATTTGGTTGTGTTAACGTGGCGGCGAACGGGACGGACGCGAGCTcgcagaagaaaagaaagtaaCGTTGCGAACATGATGAAAGGGGTAGGGCACTCGGTGGCACCTGGTCGTTCGCCCGGGGTCTTATTTTAGCCACCACCAGCTTGCTATTTATCCGCATGATAATGCTGTCATTGTGGCTTATTCGTGGCGTGACTATTGCAGCAGATATCCGCAGTGGTATTGGTTTAATGCGCAGCTGAGTAGAATTCAAGAGTCGCTTCATTGTGGACAGATCAGACGTGTTTACCAACATCGAAGTTACATCAATTACCTTCAAGTGCTCCGTAGTGAGAAAAGAGCTCTGCCGATCAAAAGTGTCTTCAGTTATCTTTCCATGTTTCACCTCCAacggttttttttaaaaatgctaatttcGCCGCGTGGATCATCATGCATCACTTGGCGCCCACAAGCAGCCAGCTGGGTTTCCTACCAAGCATGTACACGTTCTCGGGGCCCACAAGCCTGCCTGAATTAGATCTTGGGCCGCCAAGTACTTCTGGCCATCTACCAAGTGGGACGCTGTCAAACAAGTGAGGATTCATTTAGTTGTTCGCATACATTTGCCAAGCGTTTTCTACCGAAACGTGGTAATGAGTGCAATAAATGTCCTCTGCCACAGCAGTTGGGAGACACGATGCCTCAGGAAGCACAGGAGGAGAGTTGATGATGAGTATGTACAAGACGCTCTTGCTTAACATGCTTTGGGAGCTTGTTGGAATGATTGCGATACCCTTTTCTATTTTCTCAGAGGATGTCTTGCCAAAAGGAGGAGATTAACAGCGGAGACCGAGTTGGACATTCCACACACCACCAGCAGGAGTCTTGACTGGCCCCCTCCAAATAACAGTCCTCCCTTGTGTACACAACAAGTCAGCCATGCTCCTCCGCAGCCATGCCCAGCCCCTCACAATCTGATTCCACTGCAGTCTTCCTCTTCCCCGTCCCGACCTGAGACGGAGAACTCGTGCATGGAGATCGAGGCGGCTCAGAGGAGACTGCGGGAGATTGAAAACAGGTATGCGACATGGCAGGGAAACGCCGGACTTCAATTGCATTCAAATCTTCTTCGCTTTCAAGCGACAGAACACAGCAACTGTTCCCCGACCTCTCATTTCTTATaatttagaatcaattattaaTAAATTGTTAATATGCTCCACTGCATGGTACCTACTCCGCTTCACTCAGCTCTATCGTCACTCGTCATCATTTTAGGCAAATTTCACGGGGCCTTCGGCGCATGAAAATTCATTTTGGTTGTTTCTGTTTCCAATTTGTAATATGCAAAAAAAGATATCGGGctacagatgtttttttctttttcttttaatattcaGAATAATACTGGATGGAAAGCTCTCAGAGTgtgtatatctgtatatattTGATGAATAATTGACTGATCATTTTGGTCGCTATGATCGTGATGGAAAATGTTCTTCTCGTTtcaatcatcatcattataacATCTGAGGAAACATGgttagaaatgacaaaaataaccgCTCATGCTAGCTAGCTGACCCTTTTCAGTGTTTTCTCTTTGGACGCTGCAGTATTTCTGTACACCCCGCATGTCTTCACTTTACCGCAGTGGTCCGTTTAGTGTCACTTCTTAAAAGAAACAAGACTCTCTCTCACTTTACAAGAAGTAAATACAAGAGAGACTCCTTCTGCttcattgttgtggtttttGTAGTTGCGCAATACTCTTTGAAACGTAAACGCGACCACACAAAACTGATGCTCGTCGAGCTGCCTGagcttatttgaaaaaaaaaaaaaaaaatctgcaaaattgcGTGACTTCGGAGGCATATTAGTCctgaaaatgttggttgaaTTCTAAATTGCATGAACTGAGGCGCTTTTGACTTTCGATATTGTACTGAGTAATATTACAGTGCAATACGGTGCAATTTGGGAATAAAGctgtaaacatgaaaaaaaatgtgataacAGACAAGTGCTGTGAATACTCACTGGATGCACTGTATAACAATtggagtgtttttcttttcctcctaGTTAGTAGTTGCAAGGTTGAGAAGTTAAAAGTATCACACGAGAACATCATTAAAGTCTTATGCACACCGCGCGTTTAGCACTATTCTTTGTGTACGTGCCGCCGCGGACGTTGGCGGCGCATGAGGTTTAGTCGCATAACAGCCAGCGGCAAATCTCCCGAGGTGGGCGCTGTGAAAACCAAATGCAGTGTTTAAGCGCCCTAAGACTGTGATCTATCATTGAATAGAATAACGCTGGAGGACGATGATGAGGATCTCGATGTCGAGCCAGCCCAAAGAAGGCCGGTGCTGGTCATCTCAGACAGTTTGAAGGAAGGCCTGCAGAGAGGCATTAGCGACATTCTCCCCCACACAGTAGCCCAATCTGTGTATGTTCTCCTCTGCTATCAGATTGTTGAATGGAATAGAAAATGAACACACCTTCGGTGGACATTTAAATTGGCCAATGACTCATGCTACTCCGTATTTTTAGGAGCCATTCCTGCATGGAGCTGGTGTTGTGGCGGCCACCGGAAGACCCCTTCTGTCGCCGACTCAAAGGCTCCTTACAGAAACAGAGGAAACAACAGACTGTTTTGCGACAGCCCCCCACTCCGTGTCCTTCGCCCA contains:
- the ccdc117 gene encoding coiled-coil domain-containing protein 117 isoform X2, translating into MHHLAPTSSQLGFLPSMYTFSGPTSLPELDLGPPSTSGHLPSGTLSNNWETRCLRKHRRRVDDEGCLAKRRRLTAETELDIPHTTSRSLDWPPPNNSPPLCTQQVSHAPPQPCPAPHNLIPLQSSSSPSRPETENSCMEIEAAQRRLREIENRITLEDDDEDLDVEPAQRRPVLVISDSLKEGLQRGISDILPHTVAQSVSHSCMELVLWRPPEDPFCRRLKGSLQKQRKQQTVLRQPPTPCPSPTPHSAPADTRCPLPNFPVAESCGEEDMEM
- the ccdc117 gene encoding coiled-coil domain-containing protein 117 isoform X1, which produces MHHLAPTSSQLGFLPSMYTFSGPTSLPELDLGPPSTSGHLPSGTLSNNSWETRCLRKHRRRVDDEGCLAKRRRLTAETELDIPHTTSRSLDWPPPNNSPPLCTQQVSHAPPQPCPAPHNLIPLQSSSSPSRPETENSCMEIEAAQRRLREIENRITLEDDDEDLDVEPAQRRPVLVISDSLKEGLQRGISDILPHTVAQSVSHSCMELVLWRPPEDPFCRRLKGSLQKQRKQQTVLRQPPTPCPSPTPHSAPADTRCPLPNFPVAESCGEEDMEM